The genomic segment TAGCCTGATGGCGGCCACCGGATTCATCCTCCGGTATCGATTGCCGCCCGGAAGCCGCGGAGGTCGCGGGCTCGAAATATGGGGCTTGAGCCGGCATGAATGGGGCGACCTGCACGCGTGGCTGGCATATGTGGCGATTGCGCTGGTCTTGCTCCATCTCGCCCTTCATTGGAAGTGGCTCTGGTACACGGCTTGGCCCGGTCTGAAATGGCCGGTTCTGGTGGGCTTGTTAGCGGGTCTGCTGTTGGTGCTGGCCGTCTGGATTCTTCCGGTGGAGCATCGGGGCTTCGCTGAAGAGCGTGGGTATCAGGGAGGAGAGGGGAGAGATGTCTCGGATCCACGATCGTCCCAACGAAGCTATTCTATCCCCTGAAATTCTGCGCCCGAAAGAAAGGGTCCCAACAGAAACCCAAGAGACACACTTGAAACTTTCCGTTCAAAATCCAGTAAGGTGACTGTTTTCTTTCGTCGTGATAGGCCGACGTTGCCCAATCAAGAATATGGCGGAGAGGGAGGGATTCGAACCCTCGATACGGTGTTACCCGTATAACGGCTTAGCAAGCCGCCGCTATCGACCACTCAGCCACCTCTCCGTTGTGGTTGAGCACAGCATTGGCACACTATCTGTTTAAGCGCTCCCTGGCAAGCCCGGAACCAAATCGTTTGATTTTGCGCCAGCATTGCCTTGACTTGGCATCAATTTTTCGCGTATTCAATCGGTCAAGCTCGCGCGGAGCATCAGCAGCCCACAAAAGCAAATAAATAACTACGGGGGCGATATGGATCAGACCGAACAACAGTCCGAAGTCCCGCTGGAAGCCCAACCCGAAGAATTTCAGTCACTACGGGGCGCGAGGCCGGGGACCGACGCCAACGTATTTATACAGATCACCGTCGGCATACTGGGCACCGTTCTGGTGGCGCTCGCCGTTATTCCCCTGAAGGGGACCAAAGCGGACTACCTCTACGGCATCATCAACGATCGCGGACCTGTTCAGTATTTGGAACTGCTGATGTCTTTCATGGTGGGTTCGCTGATCGCGCTCAAGAGCCGAATTGTGAATCGCAATCTTCGAGTGGTGGCGTCAAATCCGCTGCCGCCGGAGCTGGATTTGAACGATGACGCCGCTCTGCAGGCATTTCGAGATTCTTTGCCCCAACGGCCTGAATTTGAGTGGAGCATTCTGCTGAACCGACTCGATCGCGCCCTCGCCCTCTGGCTGGGCAGCAAGGACGTTTCCCGGCTGGCCACCTATCTGCAATCGGAGTCGGCCCGTGATCAAGCCGCGTCAGACTCTTCCTATTCGCTGGCGCGGGCGTTGATGTGGGCGATTCCGATTCTGGGCTTTATTGGAACGGTCAACGGGCTCGGGCAGGCTGTCGCCGGATTCGGCGTTTTGGGCGGCGCGGCTGACGTCGGCGCCATCAAGGAGGCCATTGGGAAGGTCACCCTGGGTCTCGGCGTTGCCTTCGACACGACCCTGTTGGCTCTGATTCTCACAACGCTGCTGATGTTCCCATTGACGGCGTTTCAGCGTCGGGAAGAAAACCTCTTCGGCGAAATCGATAATTATTTGGAAGACGTCCTGCTGGCGCGTCTTCCGTCTCCGGAACAAAAACCGATCGTGATTGAGAATCTGGAGGACTCCATTGAGGCCGCATTCCGCCGCTACATACCCGACCCGGACCGTTACGATGAAGTGTTTACCCGCTCGATTGATCGGGCCG from the Kiritimatiellia bacterium genome contains:
- a CDS encoding DUF4405 domain-containing protein — protein: MKLANKLTWNRIVDFLLWLSISLMAATGFILRYRLPPGSRGGRGLEIWGLSRHEWGDLHAWLAYVAIALVLLHLALHWKWLWYTAWPGLKWPVLVGLLAGLLLVLAVWILPVEHRGFAEERGYQGGEGRDVSDPRSSQRSYSIP
- a CDS encoding MotA/TolQ/ExbB proton channel family protein → MDQTEQQSEVPLEAQPEEFQSLRGARPGTDANVFIQITVGILGTVLVALAVIPLKGTKADYLYGIINDRGPVQYLELLMSFMVGSLIALKSRIVNRNLRVVASNPLPPELDLNDDAALQAFRDSLPQRPEFEWSILLNRLDRALALWLGSKDVSRLATYLQSESARDQAASDSSYSLARALMWAIPILGFIGTVNGLGQAVAGFGVLGGAADVGAIKEAIGKVTLGLGVAFDTTLLALILTTLLMFPLTAFQRREENLFGEIDNYLEDVLLARLPSPEQKPIVIENLEDSIEAAFRRYIPDPDRYDEVFTRSIDRAAAAVEERFAGLSAKYETALRDMGQRLADQLSGAGTAVEQSLRGLADEIRKQDDRTLEARRLLGEQEATRFREVAADINATAERIARSYREGAESLQSSARAVSEQMATASRDLAEKMTEVSRLAANIDGLLKVSQSIDQTLATLSASEAFKATLEDLRKQLQATTELCNRLSRPRIITLREE